The following are encoded in a window of Haloarcula hispanica ATCC 33960 genomic DNA:
- a CDS encoding HD domain-containing protein: MPDYEEQVTEAFPELDYISSDSLRSNVIEAWTLALDRGGWRDITDIPYAWNIHEVTNVRHVRGVTRIARESAIEQQEFHSADPDMDVIVAATLLHDVGKCYEYVDFVEDEKLLDPDPKYATEEVPHSLSGYALAHEVGCPLAVQRAIPHFIGEIPTRTLEAELVKSANSASSNAITQSTMGITLQEWVDEYSQT; the protein is encoded by the coding sequence ATGCCCGACTACGAGGAGCAAGTCACGGAGGCGTTCCCGGAACTCGACTACATCTCGTCGGACAGCCTCCGCAGCAACGTCATCGAGGCGTGGACACTCGCGCTCGACCGAGGTGGCTGGCGCGACATTACCGATATCCCCTACGCCTGGAACATCCACGAAGTAACCAACGTCAGGCACGTCCGCGGTGTCACCAGAATCGCACGGGAATCCGCTATCGAACAGCAGGAGTTCCACAGTGCCGACCCCGATATGGACGTCATCGTGGCAGCCACACTACTCCACGACGTCGGAAAATGCTACGAGTACGTCGACTTCGTCGAGGACGAGAAGCTACTCGACCCGGACCCGAAATACGCAACCGAAGAGGTCCCACACTCCCTGTCAGGCTATGCACTCGCACACGAGGTCGGCTGTCCGCTGGCGGTCCAACGAGCGATTCCGCACTTTATCGGCGAGATCCCGACGCGGACACTGGAAGCCGAACTCGTCAAGAGTGCGAACTCCGCGTCCTCGAACGCGATTACCCAGTCAACGATGGGCATCACGCTGCAGGAGTGGGTCGATGAGTATTCCCAGACGTAG
- a CDS encoding glucose 1-dehydrogenase, whose translation MDAIAVKRGKTRPERIDIERPEPDEGEVLVRTLRVGIDGTDFEVLSGSHGEFPEGSDYQILGHEAVGVVESSNGTALNEGEIVVPTVRRPANTSSRFFENNEPDMAPPGEYVERGIAGAHGYMAEYFTTPASFLVPIPESLADVGFLVEPISNAEKALELAQRSRSTFEWQNASGLVLGNGPLGLLTLAMLADRCERTYCLGRRERPDPTIDIIEELGATYVNSRQTAVDEIPDVHEPMDLVFEATGHAKHAFSTVEALDANGVGVLLGIPEDWEFTVNGGALHRQLVLQNKALLGSVNSNVRHYKRARNTLAEYPDWFLASIMTTQCSVSGFADAFEKSPDTIKSYIEFSA comes from the coding sequence ATGGATGCAATCGCTGTCAAGCGGGGGAAGACTCGACCAGAACGCATCGACATCGAGCGCCCGGAACCGGACGAGGGAGAGGTGCTCGTGCGGACGCTCCGTGTTGGCATCGACGGAACGGACTTTGAGGTGCTATCGGGATCACATGGCGAGTTTCCCGAGGGCAGCGACTACCAGATACTGGGCCACGAGGCCGTCGGCGTCGTGGAGTCCTCGAACGGGACCGCGCTGAACGAGGGAGAGATTGTCGTCCCGACAGTCCGGCGGCCCGCAAACACGTCGAGTCGGTTCTTCGAGAACAACGAGCCCGATATGGCTCCACCAGGTGAGTATGTCGAACGGGGGATTGCGGGGGCGCACGGCTACATGGCCGAGTACTTCACCACACCCGCATCGTTTCTCGTCCCGATCCCGGAATCGCTGGCGGATGTCGGATTCCTGGTCGAACCGATCAGCAATGCCGAAAAGGCACTCGAGTTGGCACAGCGTTCCAGGTCGACCTTCGAGTGGCAGAATGCTTCCGGACTCGTCCTCGGAAACGGACCGCTAGGACTGCTCACATTGGCGATGCTTGCAGACCGGTGTGAGCGGACGTACTGTCTCGGCCGTCGTGAACGGCCGGACCCGACCATCGACATTATCGAGGAACTGGGGGCTACCTACGTTAATTCTCGACAGACGGCCGTCGACGAGATACCCGATGTCCACGAGCCGATGGATCTGGTGTTCGAGGCGACGGGGCACGCAAAACACGCGTTTTCGACGGTCGAGGCACTCGATGCGAACGGAGTCGGGGTCCTCCTTGGCATCCCTGAGGACTGGGAATTTACTGTCAACGGTGGAGCGCTTCACAGGCAGTTGGTCCTCCAGAACAAAGCGTTGCTCGGGAGCGTGAACTCTAACGTCCGGCATTACAAACGCGCTCGTAACACACTTGCAGAATACCCGGACTGGTTCCTTGCGTCTATCATGACGACCCAGTGCTCGGTGTCGGGGTTTGCAGACGCATTCGAGAAGTCGCCGGATACTATCAAATCGTACATCGAATTCAGCGCATAA
- a CDS encoding IclR family transcriptional regulator, whose translation MPDKTETATLSAPMKTFAIVDVLRDADGPLGVSEVAEQLGYTRSTTYKHLNTLLQSGYVTKSTGNYQLTLQFADIGEHVKSQAPIYHDTKPQIDQISATTGESAGLVIKCEKQIADVYHTAVDDSPRHVNSPCFHCSAPGKAILAATDPEAVDAILDHTGLPAMTENTITDRQTLTAELDNIRDRGIAFERREQYPDVNCVAVPIQDQSTTAAVYVAGHAERLSGKRLQEDVPGMILSAVRQLNAEQI comes from the coding sequence ATGCCCGATAAAACTGAGACAGCAACACTTTCGGCACCGATGAAGACGTTCGCCATCGTCGACGTGCTCAGAGACGCCGACGGGCCGCTTGGCGTCTCAGAGGTGGCCGAGCAACTCGGGTACACTCGGAGTACGACATACAAGCACCTGAATACGCTGTTGCAGTCAGGCTACGTTACAAAGAGTACAGGAAACTATCAGCTGACGTTACAGTTTGCCGATATCGGCGAACACGTTAAATCTCAGGCCCCCATCTACCACGACACGAAGCCCCAGATAGACCAGATATCAGCGACGACCGGCGAGTCTGCCGGACTGGTTATCAAGTGCGAAAAGCAAATTGCCGACGTCTATCACACCGCTGTTGACGACTCTCCGAGACACGTAAACTCCCCGTGTTTTCACTGCAGCGCTCCGGGAAAGGCAATCCTCGCGGCGACCGACCCAGAGGCGGTCGATGCTATTTTAGACCACACTGGTCTGCCTGCAATGACCGAGAACACGATTACGGATCGCCAGACGCTCACTGCCGAACTCGACAATATCCGGGACCGAGGTATCGCGTTCGAGCGTCGCGAGCAGTATCCAGACGTAAACTGCGTCGCGGTTCCGATTCAGGACCAGTCTACAACCGCAGCCGTGTACGTGGCAGGACACGCTGAACGGCTGAGCGGGAAGCGGTTACAGGAGGATGTCCCCGGGATGATTCTGAGCGCCGTCAGGCAACTCAATGCGGAGCAAATCTGA